One genomic segment of Paenibacillus durus includes these proteins:
- the rpsA gene encoding 30S ribosomal protein S1, whose product MSEEIRNQEAAENNESVEAVDSAASNQEEIASQDELEQIISLKKGDTVKGTIVKIEDNQAYVSIGYKYDGVIPIRELSSVQLDNAASAVEVGQEVECKVVSINDNKESLVLSKRAVDSEKSWDDLEKYYNSQEAFEVTVADVVKGGLVADVGARGFIPASMVERHFVEDFSDYKGRTLRVKVKELDRENGKVILSAKEVLEEEFEANKQRIMSELTEGEIIEGTVQRLTQFGAFVDVGGVDGLVHVSEIAWSHVDKPSDVISEGDKVRVKVLKVDPEKGKISLSIKAATPGPWDTASDKINIGDVVTGEVKRLVNFGAFVELFPGVEGLVHISQISHKHIGTPHEVLKEGQEVQVKVLDFNPSEKRVSLSIKETEEAPAPTAKPERNRDRAPKEVLDNPNVSLSNQGLSFTLAERFGDKLDKFKGK is encoded by the coding sequence GAGAACAACGAATCCGTAGAGGCGGTTGATTCCGCTGCTAGCAATCAAGAGGAAATAGCAAGCCAGGATGAGCTGGAGCAAATCATTTCCTTGAAAAAAGGCGACACCGTGAAAGGAACGATCGTCAAAATCGAAGATAACCAAGCTTATGTGAGCATTGGATATAAATATGACGGCGTCATTCCGATTCGCGAATTGTCTTCCGTTCAACTCGACAATGCCGCTTCGGCTGTTGAAGTCGGACAAGAAGTGGAGTGCAAGGTTGTCAGCATCAACGACAACAAGGAAAGCCTTGTTCTTTCCAAACGCGCTGTGGACAGCGAGAAATCCTGGGACGATCTGGAGAAATACTACAATTCCCAAGAGGCTTTCGAAGTCACCGTGGCCGACGTGGTCAAAGGCGGTCTGGTTGCCGACGTGGGTGCCCGCGGATTTATCCCTGCTTCCATGGTTGAGCGTCATTTCGTTGAAGATTTCAGCGATTACAAAGGACGTACGCTTCGCGTAAAAGTGAAAGAGCTTGACCGTGAGAACGGAAAGGTTATTCTCTCCGCGAAGGAAGTGCTCGAAGAGGAATTCGAAGCCAACAAGCAAAGAATTATGTCCGAGCTTACCGAAGGCGAAATCATCGAAGGTACGGTACAGCGTCTGACCCAATTCGGAGCGTTTGTCGATGTGGGTGGCGTTGATGGACTCGTTCACGTCTCCGAAATCGCTTGGAGCCATGTTGACAAACCTTCCGATGTGATTTCCGAAGGTGACAAGGTACGTGTAAAAGTACTGAAAGTCGATCCGGAAAAAGGCAAAATCAGCCTGAGTATCAAAGCGGCAACGCCTGGTCCTTGGGACACGGCTTCCGACAAAATCAATATCGGCGATGTGGTAACAGGCGAAGTAAAACGTCTTGTCAACTTCGGAGCGTTCGTTGAGCTGTTCCCTGGTGTAGAAGGTCTTGTCCATATCTCGCAAATTTCCCATAAGCATATCGGCACACCGCATGAAGTGCTTAAGGAAGGACAGGAAGTTCAAGTGAAAGTTCTGGATTTCAATCCGTCCGAGAAGCGCGTCTCCTTAAGCATTAAGGAAACGGAAGAAGCTCCGGCGCCTACTGCCAAGCCGGAAAGAAACAGAGACCGGGCTCCTAAAGAAGTGCTCGACAACCCCAATGTTTCGCTGAGCAACCAAGGACTCAGCTTTACGCTGGCCGAACGTTTCGGCGACAAGCTGGACAAATTCAAGGGGAAATAA